The Myxococcota bacterium genome has a segment encoding these proteins:
- a CDS encoding biopolymer transporter ExbD: protein MGASSLPTGDDVDEGGPGIVAEINITPLTDIFLVLLIIFMVTTTVLQDESKNIDLPTASESDETPEGVTVAVDDTGVLLVNDRRVEPGELAGAIETALAGAKSKVVILRGDKSVLLGQAVDILDTAQRAGAKGIALATQPPE from the coding sequence ATGGGCGCCTCCTCGCTCCCGACGGGCGACGACGTCGACGAGGGCGGCCCCGGCATCGTCGCCGAGATCAACATCACGCCGCTCACCGACATCTTCCTCGTGCTGCTGATCATCTTCATGGTGACGACGACCGTGCTGCAGGACGAGAGCAAGAACATCGACCTCCCGACCGCGAGCGAGAGCGACGAGACGCCCGAGGGCGTGACCGTCGCGGTCGACGACACGGGCGTGCTGCTCGTGAACGACCGGCGCGTCGAGCCGGGGGAGCTCGCCGGCGCGATCGAGACGGCGCTCGCCGGTGCGAAGTCGAAAGTCGTGATCCTGCGCGGCGACAAGAGCGTGCTGCTCGGACAGGCCGTCGACATCCTCGACACCGCACAGCGCGCGGGCGCGAAGGGCATCGCGCTCGCGACGCAGCCGCCGGAGTGA
- a CDS encoding transaldolase: MARIGRQTFALGAAGAAADRALAELARADAGRRLWQRDASLWTASGEERWLGWLALAEDSPATRATVAACERVASRARELGLAHTLLMGMGGSSLCPDVLARSFPAAAGHPSTLVLDSTVPAAVEAAAARIDPARTAFVVASKSGGTIEPNAFCAFFWERAVRALGERAAGERFVAITDPGSSLERLARERGFGAVVAGLPDVGGRFSALSAFGLVPAALQGLDLADWLARARAMARACGPDVAADANPGLRLGAAIGALAAAGRDKLTLAISPAIASFGGWLEQLVAESTGKRGRGVVPIDGEPLPAPDRAGDDRLFVALRLASAPDAAQDAALDALEAAGQPVVRIELDDARDLAGEIFRFEVATAIAGAVLGVDPFDQPDVESAKVEARALMAAYERDGALPSPAPLVRDGELAAFADPALGEVRTLDDALARHLARAARGDYVAINAWVAMDAAHGAALARLRDAVARATRVPTTLGYGPRFLHSTGQLHKGGPDRAVVLQVGAACARDLAVPGAAYSFGVLARAQAQGDFAVLVERGRRALRVELPGRESPSGDIDDLALRIARIAART, from the coding sequence ATGGCGAGGATCGGGCGACAGACGTTCGCGCTCGGCGCCGCGGGCGCGGCGGCGGACCGCGCGCTCGCGGAGCTCGCGCGCGCCGATGCGGGCCGCCGCCTCTGGCAGCGCGACGCGTCGCTGTGGACGGCATCGGGCGAGGAGCGCTGGCTCGGCTGGCTCGCGCTCGCCGAGGACTCGCCGGCCACGCGGGCGACGGTCGCCGCGTGCGAGCGCGTCGCCTCGCGCGCGCGCGAGCTCGGGCTCGCGCACACGCTGCTCATGGGAATGGGCGGCTCGAGCCTGTGCCCCGACGTGCTCGCGCGCTCCTTCCCCGCGGCCGCCGGGCACCCGTCGACCCTCGTGCTCGACTCGACCGTGCCCGCCGCGGTCGAGGCCGCCGCCGCGCGCATCGACCCCGCGCGCACCGCGTTCGTCGTCGCCTCGAAGTCGGGCGGCACGATCGAGCCGAACGCGTTCTGCGCCTTCTTCTGGGAGCGCGCGGTGCGCGCGCTCGGCGAGCGCGCGGCCGGCGAGCGCTTCGTCGCGATCACCGACCCGGGCTCGAGCCTCGAGCGGCTCGCGCGCGAGCGCGGCTTCGGCGCCGTCGTCGCGGGCCTCCCCGACGTCGGCGGCCGCTTCTCGGCGCTCTCCGCGTTCGGGCTCGTGCCGGCCGCGCTCCAGGGCCTCGACCTCGCGGACTGGCTCGCGCGGGCGCGCGCCATGGCGCGCGCGTGCGGGCCCGACGTCGCCGCCGACGCGAACCCCGGCCTGCGCCTCGGCGCGGCGATCGGCGCGCTCGCCGCCGCCGGCCGCGACAAGCTCACGCTCGCGATCTCGCCGGCGATCGCCTCGTTCGGCGGCTGGCTCGAGCAGCTCGTCGCCGAGTCGACGGGCAAGCGCGGGCGCGGCGTCGTGCCGATCGACGGCGAGCCGCTCCCCGCGCCCGACCGCGCGGGCGACGACCGCCTGTTCGTCGCCCTCCGCCTCGCGAGCGCACCCGACGCTGCGCAGGACGCCGCACTCGACGCCCTCGAGGCCGCCGGCCAGCCCGTCGTGCGCATCGAGCTCGACGACGCGCGCGACCTCGCCGGCGAGATCTTCCGCTTCGAGGTCGCGACCGCGATCGCGGGCGCCGTGCTCGGCGTCGACCCGTTCGACCAGCCCGACGTCGAGAGCGCGAAGGTCGAGGCGCGCGCGCTGATGGCCGCCTACGAGCGCGACGGCGCCCTTCCCTCGCCGGCGCCGCTCGTCCGCGACGGCGAGCTCGCGGCCTTCGCCGACCCCGCGCTCGGCGAGGTGCGCACCCTCGACGATGCGCTCGCGCGCCACCTCGCCCGCGCCGCGCGCGGCGACTACGTCGCGATCAACGCCTGGGTCGCGATGGACGCCGCCCACGGCGCGGCGCTCGCGCGCCTGCGCGACGCCGTCGCGCGCGCGACGCGCGTCCCCACGACGCTCGGCTACGGGCCGCGCTTCCTCCACTCGACGGGGCAGCTCCACAAGGGCGGGCCCGACCGCGCCGTCGTGCTGCAGGTCGGCGCCGCGTGCGCGCGCGACCTCGCCGTCCCCGGCGCCGCGTACTCGTTCGGCGTGCTCGCGCGCGCCCAGGCGCAGGGCGACTTCGCGGTGCTCGTCGAGCGCGGGCGCCGCGCGCTGCGCGTCGAGCTCCCCGGGCGGGAGTCGCCGAGCGGCGACATCGACGATCTCGCGCTACGCATCGCGCGCATCGCGGCGCGCACCTAG
- a CDS encoding sigma 54-interacting transcriptional regulator, with the protein MTAAIGGARTGAGAGAGARDAAAPRGRADDALRGSPDAERIARAKRARAVAGRGAAERLGVVARSGAMLRALGLAERAARSSATVLLAGETGAGKEVLARAVHALGPRARGPFVAVSCAAFPDTLLESELFGHVRGAFTGADRDRRGLFEEASGGTLFLDEVGETSPLLQAKLLRVLQEREVRPVGSAQSRRIDVRVVAATHRDLQREIARGGFRVDLYYRLAVLRIDVPPLRERSRDVVPLALHFLALHGAREGVEGCTLGEAATARLLAHPWPGNVRELENAIWRALALAEPGDELALEELDAASASSAARDAADAREPTAARDDDARDDDAPRGARDTLSPTAPATLAEQLARCEARCIRDALARHGGVRAAAARELGVTREGLHKKMKRLGVG; encoded by the coding sequence GTGACGGCCGCGATCGGAGGAGCGCGTACCGGCGCGGGTGCGGGCGCCGGTGCGCGCGACGCGGCCGCGCCGCGAGGGCGCGCGGACGACGCGCTGCGCGGGTCGCCCGATGCCGAGCGGATCGCGCGCGCGAAGCGCGCGCGCGCGGTCGCGGGGCGCGGCGCGGCGGAGCGGCTCGGCGTCGTCGCGCGCTCGGGCGCGATGCTGCGCGCGCTCGGTCTCGCCGAGCGCGCCGCGCGCTCGAGCGCGACGGTGCTGCTCGCGGGCGAGACCGGCGCGGGCAAGGAGGTGCTCGCGCGCGCGGTCCACGCGCTCGGCCCGCGCGCGCGCGGGCCCTTCGTCGCCGTCAGCTGCGCGGCCTTCCCCGACACGCTGCTCGAGAGCGAGCTCTTCGGCCACGTGCGCGGCGCGTTCACGGGCGCCGACCGCGACCGGCGCGGCCTCTTCGAGGAGGCGTCCGGCGGAACGCTCTTCCTCGACGAGGTGGGCGAGACCTCGCCGCTGCTGCAGGCGAAGCTCCTGCGCGTGCTGCAGGAGCGCGAGGTGCGCCCGGTCGGGAGCGCGCAGTCGCGGCGCATCGACGTGCGCGTCGTCGCCGCGACGCACCGCGACCTGCAGCGCGAGATCGCGCGCGGCGGCTTCCGCGTAGACCTCTACTACCGGCTCGCCGTCCTCCGCATCGACGTGCCACCGCTGCGCGAGCGCTCGCGCGACGTCGTGCCGCTCGCCCTGCACTTCCTCGCGCTCCACGGCGCGCGCGAGGGCGTCGAGGGCTGCACGCTCGGCGAGGCCGCGACGGCGCGCCTGCTCGCGCACCCCTGGCCCGGCAACGTGCGCGAGCTCGAGAACGCGATCTGGCGCGCGCTCGCGCTCGCCGAGCCGGGCGACGAGCTCGCGCTCGAGGAGCTCGACGCCGCGAGCGCGTCCAGCGCCGCGCGCGATGCCGCCGATGCGCGCGAGCCCACCGCTGCGCGCGACGACGATGCGCGCGACGACGACGCGCCGCGGGGCGCGCGCGACACGCTCTCCCCCACCGCGCCAGCGACCCTCGCGGAGCAGCTCGCGCGCTGCGAGGCCCGCTGCATCCGCGACGCGCTCGCCCGTCACGGCGGCGTGCGCGCGGCCGCCGCGCGCGAGCTCGGCGTCACGCGCGAGGGGCTGCACAAGAAGATGAAGCGGCTCGGGGTCGGGTGA
- a CDS encoding MotA/TolQ/ExbB proton channel family protein yields the protein MFTAEHLLELMKMGWMTNIPLLVGSIATLAIFFERLWTFRGLDARSRDVAARVIDRLVERDLGGARAVCEEDASPVGAMLRAGLRWENVDLDDLSRILATERAELTAGLRRGIWVIGTVGSLAPFVGLFGTVVGIIRAFADMAEHGTGGFAIVANGIAEALVATAAGLGVAIVALLLFNYLQVRVQALSAVFARASERVVQALLYVESSAAGGRD from the coding sequence ATGTTCACCGCGGAGCACCTGCTCGAGCTGATGAAGATGGGCTGGATGACGAACATCCCGCTCCTCGTCGGCTCGATCGCGACGCTCGCCATCTTCTTCGAGCGGCTCTGGACGTTCCGCGGCCTCGACGCGCGCTCGCGCGACGTCGCGGCGCGCGTGATCGACCGGCTCGTCGAGCGCGACCTCGGCGGGGCGCGCGCGGTCTGCGAGGAGGACGCGTCGCCCGTCGGCGCCATGCTGCGCGCCGGGCTCCGCTGGGAGAACGTCGACCTCGACGACCTCTCGCGCATCCTCGCGACCGAGCGCGCCGAGCTCACGGCCGGGCTTCGCCGCGGCATCTGGGTGATCGGCACCGTCGGGTCGCTGGCGCCGTTCGTCGGCCTCTTCGGCACGGTCGTCGGCATCATCCGCGCGTTCGCCGACATGGCCGAGCACGGCACGGGCGGGTTCGCGATCGTCGCCAACGGCATCGCCGAGGCCCTCGTCGCGACCGCGGCCGGCCTCGGCGTCGCGATCGTCGCGCTGCTGCTGTTCAACTACCTGCAGGTGCGCGTGCAGGCGCTGTCGGCGGTCTTCGCGCGCGCGTCGGAGCGCGTCGTGCAGGCGCTGCTCTACGTCGAGTCGAGCGCCGCGGGCGGGCGCGACTGA
- a CDS encoding MFS transporter, translated as MPAPHVDAGAPAPVGPRLAASEIVAFALPSFGLGISFLLNALLLMKFATEVLHVAPVAIGAILLGARVWDAVSDPIVGNLSDRTRSRFGRRRPWLVASVLPIAVGIAMIWSPPAALEGSALTAWMAAAILVFYTAITIFSVPYYSLGAELSPDYHERSRVFAFQQGFMIAATLLAGVLASGVLEWADDPRAAARAMAVGVALLMAGTIAVCVGRVRERAALAPRAERRLVRAMRDVFANPHARLLYLTYVIETAGTAAIGSVAAYYTDHVLQAASYLPFFLAFYVVPGLALIPLVLRVSRRVGKVRAWQASLCLQAVAFLALATLSAGDFWIACAFVAFLSVGATAGQVLAPSVQSDVVDWDELATGERKEGAYFATRNFFLKVAYGFGPLTLGVVFHATGSDGAEVVTEGAILGMRVLIGVMPAIGALLGALVLTRFRLTEAEHARIRAAIEERDRERLAAAAS; from the coding sequence ATGCCCGCACCGCACGTCGATGCTGGCGCGCCCGCGCCGGTGGGGCCGCGTCTCGCCGCGTCCGAGATCGTCGCGTTCGCGCTGCCGTCGTTCGGCCTCGGGATCTCGTTCCTGCTGAACGCGCTCCTGCTGATGAAGTTCGCGACCGAGGTGCTGCACGTCGCGCCGGTCGCGATCGGCGCCATCCTGCTCGGCGCGCGCGTGTGGGACGCCGTGTCGGACCCGATCGTCGGCAACCTGTCCGACCGCACGCGCTCGCGCTTCGGGCGCAGGCGTCCCTGGCTCGTCGCCTCCGTGCTCCCGATCGCCGTCGGCATCGCGATGATCTGGTCGCCGCCGGCTGCGCTCGAGGGCTCGGCGCTCACGGCCTGGATGGCCGCCGCGATCCTCGTCTTCTACACGGCGATCACGATCTTCAGCGTCCCGTACTACTCGCTCGGCGCCGAGCTGAGCCCCGACTATCACGAGCGCAGCCGCGTCTTCGCCTTCCAGCAGGGCTTCATGATCGCGGCGACGCTGCTCGCGGGCGTGCTCGCGAGCGGCGTGCTCGAGTGGGCCGACGACCCGCGCGCCGCGGCGCGCGCGATGGCCGTCGGCGTCGCGCTCCTCATGGCGGGGACGATCGCCGTCTGCGTCGGGCGCGTGCGCGAGCGCGCCGCGCTCGCGCCGCGCGCCGAGCGCCGCCTCGTGCGCGCGATGCGCGACGTCTTCGCGAACCCGCACGCGCGGCTCCTGTACCTCACGTACGTGATCGAGACGGCGGGCACGGCCGCGATCGGGTCGGTCGCGGCCTACTACACCGACCACGTGCTGCAGGCGGCGTCCTACCTGCCGTTCTTCCTCGCCTTCTACGTCGTGCCGGGGCTCGCGCTCATCCCGCTCGTGCTGCGCGTGTCGCGCCGGGTCGGCAAGGTGCGCGCCTGGCAGGCGTCGCTCTGCCTGCAGGCGGTCGCCTTCCTCGCACTCGCGACGCTGTCGGCCGGCGACTTCTGGATCGCCTGCGCCTTCGTCGCGTTCCTGAGCGTCGGGGCGACGGCCGGGCAGGTGCTCGCGCCGTCGGTGCAGAGCGACGTCGTCGACTGGGACGAGCTCGCGACGGGCGAGCGCAAGGAGGGCGCGTACTTCGCGACGCGCAACTTCTTCCTGAAGGTCGCCTACGGCTTCGGCCCGCTGACGCTCGGCGTCGTGTTCCACGCGACGGGCTCGGACGGCGCGGAGGTGGTGACCGAGGGCGCCATCCTGGGCATGCGCGTCCTGATCGGCGTGATGCCCGCGATCGGCGCGCTGCTCGGCGCGCTCGTGCTGACGCGCTTCCGGCTCACCGAGGCCGAGCACGCGCGCATCCGCGCGGCGATCGAGGAGCGCGACCGCGAGCGGCTCGCGGCGGCCGCGAGCTAG
- a CDS encoding TonB C-terminal domain-containing protein: MVEEIIPVRILRDTAPVPEPAPARRVVAPRRTLAAPARRVVAAPRPAAAAPSTVAPRVAPAPSPAATIEAAAAPRPVAAPARLEAPRVVAPRALVATSPQAVAVARFETPSVAPAERVAPVAATSGPRVVAPTAPVAVTAPRGFADTAPASDVDYGARASVEGVASGEALAGGASAVAIDAGTEDAAHGTAVAARAVDAGGGGAGGIGTAAGGIPCSERASVHDYMTEIESRVKGEWKRFELPPDLPPNAKVVLSFVLDESGTARDIEVRSAPSAALGESCRRALVAASPFPPLQGNERCLAGRRRIATFTVPVDESFRP; encoded by the coding sequence GTGGTCGAGGAGATCATCCCCGTGCGCATCCTGCGCGACACGGCGCCGGTGCCCGAGCCCGCGCCGGCGCGGCGCGTCGTCGCGCCCCGCCGCACGCTCGCCGCGCCCGCGCGCCGCGTCGTCGCCGCACCGCGGCCCGCGGCGGCGGCGCCGTCCACCGTCGCACCGCGCGTCGCACCCGCGCCCTCGCCCGCCGCGACGATCGAGGCGGCCGCGGCGCCGCGCCCGGTGGCCGCGCCCGCACGGCTCGAGGCGCCGCGCGTCGTCGCGCCGCGCGCACTCGTCGCGACGAGCCCGCAGGCGGTCGCCGTCGCGCGCTTCGAGACGCCTAGCGTCGCGCCCGCCGAGAGGGTCGCACCCGTCGCCGCGACGTCGGGGCCGCGCGTCGTCGCGCCGACCGCGCCCGTCGCCGTCACCGCGCCGCGCGGCTTCGCCGACACCGCGCCCGCGAGCGACGTCGACTACGGGGCGCGCGCATCGGTCGAGGGCGTCGCGTCGGGCGAGGCGCTCGCGGGCGGCGCGAGCGCCGTCGCCATCGACGCGGGCACCGAGGACGCCGCGCACGGCACGGCGGTCGCGGCGCGCGCGGTCGACGCGGGCGGCGGCGGTGCGGGCGGCATCGGCACGGCGGCCGGTGGCATCCCGTGCAGCGAGCGCGCGTCCGTGCACGACTACATGACCGAGATCGAGTCGCGCGTGAAGGGCGAGTGGAAGCGCTTCGAGCTCCCGCCCGACCTGCCGCCGAACGCGAAGGTCGTGCTCTCGTTCGTGCTCGACGAGTCGGGCACGGCGCGCGACATCGAGGTGCGCTCGGCGCCGAGTGCCGCGCTCGGCGAGTCGTGCCGCCGCGCGCTCGTCGCGGCCTCGCCGTTCCCGCCGCTGCAGGGCAACGAGCGCTGCCTGGCGGGCCGCCGCCGCATCGCGACGTTCACCGTCCCCGTCGACGAGTCGTTCCGCCCGTGA
- the rpiA gene encoding ribose-5-phosphate isomerase RpiA yields MSDGPEGSARAALEFVEDGQTLGLGTGRAATAFVRALGARVAAGLRVRGVPTSEATAAVAREVGIPLLTLAEAGRLDTTFDGADEVDPQLDVIKGYGGALVREKIVAASSDRLVILVGAEKLVGTLGERGKLPVEVLEFGRALCERRLAELGCPGLLRTNADGSPYRTDNGNPILDAKVGGIDDPAAFEAAILAIPGVVGTGLFVGMADAVVVQDGDRVEVRRR; encoded by the coding sequence ATGAGCGACGGACCGGAGGGGAGCGCGCGCGCCGCGCTCGAGTTCGTGGAGGACGGACAGACGCTCGGGCTCGGCACGGGGCGCGCGGCGACGGCGTTCGTGCGCGCGCTCGGCGCGCGCGTGGCCGCGGGGCTGCGCGTGCGCGGCGTCCCGACGTCGGAGGCGACGGCCGCGGTCGCGCGCGAGGTCGGCATCCCGCTGCTCACCCTGGCCGAGGCCGGCCGCCTCGACACGACGTTCGACGGCGCCGACGAGGTCGACCCGCAGCTCGACGTGATCAAGGGCTACGGCGGCGCGCTCGTGCGCGAGAAGATCGTCGCCGCGTCCTCGGACCGGCTCGTCATCCTCGTCGGCGCCGAGAAGCTCGTCGGCACGCTCGGCGAGCGCGGCAAGCTGCCCGTCGAGGTGCTCGAGTTCGGACGCGCGCTGTGCGAGCGGCGGCTCGCCGAGCTCGGGTGCCCGGGCCTCCTGCGCACGAACGCCGACGGCTCGCCCTACCGCACCGACAACGGCAACCCGATCCTCGACGCGAAGGTCGGCGGCATCGACGACCCGGCCGCGTTCGAGGCCGCGATCCTCGCCATCCCGGGCGTCGTCGGCACGGGCCTCTTCGTCGGCATGGCCGACGCCGTCGTCGTGCAGGACGGCGACCGCGTCGAGGTGAGGCGACGCTAG